One region of Vibrio sp. FE10 genomic DNA includes:
- a CDS encoding SslE/AcfD family lipoprotein zinc metalloprotease yields MKKNIIALAIISATLSGCNDDSPNYNETPDIIPPTDILPPTDIIPPTDIIPPATYIGSLLSSGTVVSGEVYCDGISLESGTFSVNQGVSFSCTLGHLVLGDFTAPFPDVTESTISNNGLRAAFELTALHGDNVTKVLQSIDVCGNESAICLKELDVFDIEEVFSQLDDQDAVDAYFSSKEEESTDEIGKAPSSHVDTTVVPAVDPNADNNLNAGFVSADAESTYAYKPSIESKVLTRSKLTDANGKAVSGISFFSANATGVTDEGGSFEYLWGDRIVFGIDTFEFGYITGNQITYRLSDVTNNVVEKANIQSLIERYAVDHVSHYEISEEVQDTFSKYPNVINELINLNLPNGGLIEGTGFELPNEFVGQFSQGLTAVIDEELRQTPQFMDCARQPVSLTMGSGHYVTESLQKIFHNVTTFHVFNDNGSFYGATGYTRGMRALNISNRAFPVMMPRADKNREIPFGEHQAWTREGKPYIAEHPSITMLPIPLVSEDNATYGFPFVTAGEIGKGKVVFMGNGLYPSILSCPDNYWANRALNIDSKAERCLVTEFENAEHDDHGSMRLFFSNLFEWFNNGSPVAGMNAVTNIDQAYSAYHHSTMGKQYTFFVSPQYGFASVEKRGSGEFDGLDASTTPILILQAYPPKLVQDGMTNQFVSDLDNPNLSQDDITALINYVNEGGNILFMDAIQTTNPEPIGRLADAAGVSLGGENVTPTNQAFCGSSYYCQAPYPNLHVKSEKEMAVLERFEDNQGEPPFTVNQDGTVEWIKDESKIKFEIPTYEVTKLDAEGNLVLDESGVPVIETKSARIFVESAEEREAAIKELQSAFVGTELCKNEYEYEFNCIETRSGDGITVRGAYHRADFERYEVSKTVVDSMVKAANLGTNFTALYEHEIYYRTKGTQGKRLSNSELNQAFDNLSVWMWNDNAYRFETDIQDELGFKQAVQLLNCYTEDLHQTDTVEAQCPVDLKASLVANGMIYGEGELSGQLNPSYPLNYMEKPLTRIMLGRSFWDHEIVVDTTMYPGRTSGASSSSSVLIQTDGKGVTYSAGNNQSTGLWAPQLQDVTISHGVAATITVMMADDLTGKANHETSLKRPPRMQTNYAYDGSNLTFKVPYGGLIYIQPKVKEVGEVSFTIDGALKAAWWKEGEWINPVQSADAPIAEVDTGSFIYTTPVSNIESADLGQFASDMNRFADAASDFYGRDEIQNDGLHRRFTYPELKAFRHRFVNDVQISIGAAHSGYPVMNSSFNANRTYIPTNPVNDWLLWHEVGHNLASAPFSAAGSTEVTNNLLALYMQELEGRNENPEMDRIKTDIKKALKWLEQNDRHAWSHGDAGLRLVMFGQLKIWAKSNFAIDDWYARGASQSAVYGDDEGWNMFKLMHRKARGDRKGDSNTNYCSASETGLSGGDLMMVCASYVSNYDLSDFFVAWNVGETSMTNADGSKSYSGGISPKGLRLVEQLNLQKPKNSPLKIDSI; encoded by the coding sequence ATGAAAAAAAATATAATCGCACTGGCTATCATATCTGCGACTCTCTCTGGGTGTAATGACGATTCCCCTAATTACAATGAGACCCCTGATATTATTCCCCCAACGGATATACTTCCACCGACTGACATTATTCCTCCAACCGATATTATCCCTCCAGCAACTTATATTGGCTCGTTGTTATCGAGTGGAACCGTTGTCTCTGGAGAGGTGTACTGTGATGGTATAAGCCTTGAAAGTGGCACATTCAGTGTAAACCAAGGCGTAAGCTTCAGTTGTACATTGGGTCATCTTGTTCTGGGTGATTTTACAGCGCCTTTTCCTGATGTTACAGAAAGCACAATTTCAAATAATGGACTTCGAGCGGCATTTGAGTTGACTGCTTTACATGGAGATAACGTCACTAAGGTACTCCAATCAATTGATGTTTGTGGCAATGAAAGCGCTATCTGTTTAAAAGAACTCGATGTTTTTGATATTGAGGAAGTGTTCTCGCAACTTGATGATCAAGATGCTGTCGATGCGTACTTTTCATCGAAAGAAGAAGAGTCTACAGATGAAATAGGTAAGGCTCCTAGTTCACACGTAGACACAACTGTTGTTCCTGCGGTTGACCCTAATGCGGACAATAACCTTAACGCTGGTTTTGTTTCTGCAGACGCAGAGTCTACCTATGCTTATAAGCCAAGTATTGAAAGTAAGGTGTTAACTCGCAGTAAACTTACTGATGCAAATGGCAAAGCGGTATCCGGAATCAGTTTTTTTTCGGCTAACGCAACAGGCGTGACGGATGAAGGGGGAAGCTTTGAATATTTATGGGGTGACAGAATCGTTTTTGGTATTGATACGTTTGAGTTTGGTTATATCACTGGTAACCAAATCACTTATAGGTTGTCTGATGTCACTAACAATGTAGTTGAAAAAGCGAACATCCAATCTTTGATTGAGCGCTACGCGGTTGATCATGTCAGTCATTATGAGATATCTGAAGAAGTCCAAGATACCTTTTCAAAGTACCCTAATGTTATAAATGAACTGATAAACCTAAACCTGCCAAATGGAGGGTTGATAGAGGGTACCGGCTTCGAACTTCCTAATGAGTTTGTTGGCCAGTTTAGCCAAGGGTTAACGGCAGTAATCGATGAAGAGTTGCGTCAAACGCCGCAATTTATGGATTGTGCGCGCCAACCCGTGTCGTTAACAATGGGTTCTGGTCACTATGTAACAGAGTCTCTGCAGAAAATTTTCCACAACGTCACCACATTCCATGTCTTTAACGACAATGGCAGTTTTTATGGTGCGACGGGTTATACCCGTGGAATGCGTGCTCTGAACATTTCGAACAGAGCCTTCCCTGTGATGATGCCGAGAGCAGACAAGAACCGAGAGATTCCTTTTGGAGAGCATCAAGCTTGGACTCGTGAAGGCAAACCTTACATTGCGGAACATCCAAGTATTACGATGTTGCCTATTCCTTTGGTCTCTGAAGATAACGCAACTTATGGTTTTCCATTTGTTACAGCTGGGGAGATCGGCAAGGGTAAGGTTGTGTTTATGGGTAATGGCTTATATCCAAGTATTCTGTCATGCCCTGACAATTATTGGGCTAACCGTGCTTTAAACATTGATAGTAAAGCTGAGCGTTGTCTAGTAACAGAATTCGAAAATGCAGAGCATGATGACCACGGCAGCATGAGGTTGTTTTTCTCGAACTTGTTTGAGTGGTTCAATAACGGTTCACCTGTTGCAGGGATGAACGCTGTCACCAATATTGACCAAGCTTATTCCGCTTATCACCATTCCACCATGGGTAAGCAGTACACCTTCTTTGTTAGTCCGCAGTATGGTTTTGCATCGGTAGAAAAGCGTGGATCAGGTGAGTTTGATGGTTTGGATGCGAGCACTACGCCGATTTTGATCCTTCAGGCGTATCCACCTAAGTTGGTTCAAGATGGCATGACCAACCAGTTTGTTTCTGACTTGGATAACCCGAACTTAAGCCAAGACGATATTACTGCGCTTATTAACTATGTTAATGAGGGTGGCAATATCTTGTTTATGGATGCGATTCAAACGACTAATCCTGAACCGATTGGACGCTTGGCTGATGCTGCAGGCGTTTCTCTGGGAGGTGAGAACGTAACACCGACCAACCAAGCTTTCTGCGGTAGCTCTTATTACTGTCAAGCACCGTATCCAAATCTTCACGTGAAGAGTGAAAAGGAAATGGCGGTACTAGAGCGCTTTGAAGATAACCAAGGAGAGCCTCCATTCACGGTAAATCAAGATGGTACGGTTGAGTGGATCAAAGATGAATCCAAAATCAAGTTTGAAATCCCGACTTATGAAGTTACCAAGCTAGACGCTGAAGGTAACCTAGTGCTTGATGAGTCTGGCGTACCAGTCATTGAGACCAAATCCGCACGTATCTTTGTTGAATCGGCAGAAGAGCGTGAAGCGGCGATCAAAGAACTGCAGTCGGCATTCGTTGGCACTGAGCTTTGCAAGAATGAGTATGAATACGAATTTAACTGTATAGAGACTCGTTCTGGCGACGGCATCACTGTTCGTGGCGCTTATCATCGTGCAGACTTTGAACGCTATGAAGTGAGTAAAACCGTTGTCGACAGTATGGTGAAAGCAGCGAACTTGGGAACCAACTTTACGGCGCTTTATGAGCATGAAATCTACTATCGCACGAAGGGCACTCAAGGCAAGCGTCTGTCTAACAGCGAATTGAATCAAGCGTTTGATAACCTGTCTGTTTGGATGTGGAATGACAACGCATACCGATTTGAAACAGACATACAAGATGAGTTGGGGTTCAAGCAAGCTGTTCAGCTCCTTAACTGTTATACCGAAGACTTACATCAAACAGATACAGTAGAAGCACAGTGTCCTGTTGACCTAAAAGCGTCGTTAGTTGCTAATGGGATGATATATGGCGAAGGTGAGTTGTCGGGACAGTTGAATCCGAGCTATCCATTAAATTACATGGAGAAACCTCTGACTCGCATTATGTTGGGGCGCTCATTCTGGGATCATGAAATTGTTGTTGATACCACAATGTATCCGGGTCGAACTTCAGGTGCATCTTCGTCAAGTTCGGTTCTTATCCAAACAGATGGCAAGGGCGTCACATATTCGGCTGGGAACAATCAATCGACAGGTTTATGGGCTCCTCAGCTACAAGATGTGACGATTAGTCATGGTGTCGCTGCAACGATCACTGTGATGATGGCGGATGACCTTACAGGCAAAGCAAATCATGAAACCAGTTTGAAGCGGCCTCCGCGTATGCAAACTAACTATGCGTACGACGGTTCGAACTTAACCTTCAAGGTTCCATATGGCGGCCTTATCTACATTCAACCGAAAGTAAAAGAGGTTGGTGAAGTCTCATTCACCATTGATGGCGCCTTAAAAGCTGCTTGGTGGAAAGAGGGAGAGTGGATTAACCCAGTTCAATCGGCAGATGCGCCTATTGCGGAAGTCGACACGGGTTCATTTATCTATACCACGCCCGTTAGTAACATAGAATCCGCTGATTTAGGACAGTTTGCTTCGGACATGAATCGATTCGCTGACGCTGCAAGTGACTTCTACGGGCGTGATGAGATTCAAAACGATGGTTTACACCGTAGGTTCACTTATCCAGAACTGAAGGCGTTCCGCCATCGTTTTGTGAATGACGTGCAAATTTCGATTGGTGCTGCTCACTCTGGCTACCCAGTGATGAATTCCAGTTTTAATGCAAACCGCACATACATTCCAACTAACCCTGTGAATGATTGGCTATTGTGGCATGAAGTTGGTCATAACTTGGCATCTGCACCTTTCTCAGCAGCGGGCAGTACTGAGGTGACGAACAACCTGCTTGCACTTTATATGCAGGAGTTAGAGGGACGTAACGAAAATCCAGAAATGGATCGTATTAAAACGGATATTAAGAAGGCTCTAAAATGGCTAGAACAAAACGATAGACACGCTTGGTCACATGGTGATGCTGGTTTACGTCTAGTTATGTTTGGGCAACTAAAAATCTGGGCAAAATCGAACTTTGCTATCGATGATTGGTATGCTCGTGGTGCCAGCCAATCTGCGGTTTACGGTGATGATGAAGGTTGGAACATGTTCAAGCTTATGCATCGCAAAGCGCGAGGCGACAGAAAAGGCGACTCGAATACTAACTATTGTAGCGCTAGCGAGACTGGGCTTTCTGGTGGAGACCTAATGATGGTGTGTGCTTCTTATGTTTCTAACTATGACTTAAGTGACTTCTTTGTTGCTTGGAACGTAGGTGAAACCTCCATGACTAATGCTGATGGTTCAAAGTCTTATAGTGGCGGAATTAGCCCCAAAGGTCTTCGTTTGGTAGAGCAATTAAACTTGCAGAAGCCAAAGAATAGTCCTTTGAAGATCGACTCTATCTAA
- a CDS encoding YajD family HNH nuclease, whose translation MSSDYTGSSAAYARQEKGYREKALKLYPWVCGKCAREFVYSNLRELTVHHVDHDHTNNPEDGSNWELLCLYCHDHEHSKYTDHDRYGVDAKARLDDHQSATHNPFADLAKLMKK comes from the coding sequence ATGTCTTCTGATTACACAGGCTCGAGTGCAGCGTACGCTCGCCAAGAGAAAGGCTACCGCGAAAAAGCACTAAAACTGTACCCATGGGTTTGTGGTAAGTGTGCGCGTGAATTTGTTTACTCGAACTTAAGAGAGCTGACCGTTCACCACGTCGATCACGACCATACAAACAACCCTGAAGACGGAAGTAACTGGGAACTATTGTGCCTGTACTGTCACGATCATGAACACTCAAAATACACAGACCATGACCGTTACGGTGTTGATGCCAAGGCTCGTTTAGACGACCACCAATCAGCGACGCACAACCCGTTCGCCGATCTAGCGAAGTTGATGAAGAAGTAA
- a CDS encoding DOPA 4,5-dioxygenase family protein has product MYHGHIYFPLRFAEQAETLRQKILSERKDVLETFPLIQRLVGPHKMPMFEIHFANKESGIVEWLEQERGDMSVLIHPVTGGEETLDHTVRAIWLGRELGVFEETLTS; this is encoded by the coding sequence ATGTACCACGGTCATATCTATTTCCCTCTGCGATTTGCAGAGCAAGCAGAAACACTGCGTCAGAAAATTCTATCAGAGCGTAAAGACGTGTTAGAGACTTTCCCATTAATACAGCGTTTGGTTGGCCCACATAAGATGCCGATGTTTGAGATTCACTTTGCGAACAAAGAGTCGGGTATTGTTGAGTGGCTTGAGCAAGAGCGCGGCGATATGTCGGTGCTTATTCACCCAGTAACGGGCGGTGAAGAAACGCTAGACCACACAGTACGTGCGATTTGGCTTGGTCGTGAACTAGGTGTATTCGAAGAAACGCTGACTAGCTAA
- a CDS encoding VRR-NUC domain-containing protein gives MYQATNPLTIETTPQLSPTYYLDNFNRLIEHAQTLYPDLLSDDECRWLSEYKRLSVASQCLMVRLLSRKGCWFRSDKLNYVEIPDLKSALQELNASSFIALSHLTEQYNLVISDLELGLHLLTKPELLSAFPHLKNNKTAKKDELLALLDHQPFDQYQTLAFDCIYVVESEVIDVLLLLFFANTYQDLSQFVLSDLGLNTFENYPLSKHRRFFTSREQLNQLLQMRDIQRQYSEGDRKDPEFLELLLQSIPAESEHRSIARKRSRLINDIARDLERLNQNDQAIFWFKQSVLPPSRERLARIYDKQDELDLMCDIVTQMKANPSDVSELEVAAKLDQRLFRKQMLSTKKGHKVPRASKPSCTQIKLELDLSQMRVELAVKQHFESQGWDVYFSENSFLCGLFGLAFWEVIFADVEGAFINRYQHRPLDLYHSDFVDKRAEQIEAVFQTLYKHGLNQLLDIYDQKNGIANPFVHWSHFPKSLIEHSLNSIPNALVVDLFKVILSDLKLFRTGMPDLIAFKNDEFHWIEVKGPGDKLQDNQWRWIKEFERLSVPFSVCYVNQ, from the coding sequence TTGTATCAAGCGACTAACCCATTGACGATAGAAACCACTCCTCAGCTCTCCCCTACTTATTATCTCGACAACTTCAATCGACTGATTGAACACGCTCAAACGCTCTACCCCGATCTTCTGAGTGACGATGAATGCCGTTGGTTGTCTGAATACAAACGTCTTTCAGTTGCAAGCCAGTGTCTAATGGTTCGTTTACTTTCTCGCAAGGGCTGTTGGTTTCGAAGTGATAAACTCAATTATGTTGAGATTCCAGATCTAAAAAGCGCCCTGCAAGAGCTAAACGCATCGAGCTTCATTGCGTTAAGTCACCTAACTGAACAATATAACCTCGTCATTAGTGATCTTGAATTAGGATTGCATCTACTCACTAAACCAGAGCTGTTGAGCGCATTCCCGCATCTTAAGAACAATAAAACAGCGAAGAAAGACGAACTCTTGGCTTTACTCGATCATCAACCTTTTGATCAGTACCAAACCCTAGCATTCGATTGTATTTACGTTGTCGAATCTGAAGTTATTGATGTCTTGCTATTACTGTTTTTTGCTAATACTTATCAAGACCTAAGCCAATTCGTTCTTAGTGATCTTGGACTCAACACCTTCGAAAACTACCCGTTAAGCAAACATCGTCGTTTCTTCACCTCTAGAGAACAGCTCAATCAATTGCTTCAGATGCGTGATATTCAACGCCAATATTCTGAGGGCGACCGTAAAGACCCAGAGTTTCTTGAACTCCTTTTGCAATCGATACCCGCTGAATCGGAACACAGAAGTATTGCCAGAAAACGATCGCGCTTGATCAACGACATCGCTCGCGATCTAGAAAGGCTCAACCAAAACGATCAAGCTATCTTTTGGTTCAAACAATCTGTACTTCCTCCGAGCAGAGAGCGACTTGCACGCATCTATGACAAGCAAGACGAGTTAGACTTGATGTGTGACATTGTCACGCAAATGAAAGCGAATCCATCGGATGTATCAGAGTTAGAGGTCGCCGCTAAGCTTGATCAGAGGCTATTTCGCAAGCAAATGTTATCTACAAAGAAAGGCCACAAAGTGCCACGCGCTTCAAAACCAAGTTGTACGCAGATAAAACTGGAGTTAGACCTAAGCCAAATGCGAGTCGAACTTGCGGTAAAGCAACACTTTGAAAGCCAAGGTTGGGATGTCTACTTCTCAGAAAACAGTTTTCTATGTGGCTTGTTTGGTTTGGCTTTCTGGGAGGTGATTTTCGCAGATGTCGAAGGGGCTTTTATCAACCGTTACCAACATCGACCGCTGGATCTGTACCACTCAGATTTCGTAGACAAACGAGCAGAGCAGATCGAAGCCGTTTTCCAAACCCTATACAAACACGGGCTCAACCAATTGCTTGATATCTACGACCAAAAAAACGGTATCGCTAATCCCTTCGTTCATTGGAGTCATTTCCCTAAGTCGCTCATCGAACATAGTTTGAATTCAATTCCAAATGCACTAGTTGTCGACCTCTTCAAGGTGATATTGAGTGACCTAAAACTATTCCGAACCGGGATGCCGGATTTGATTGCGTTCAAGAACGATGAATTTCATTGGATTGAAGTCAAAGGGCCAGGAGATAAATTGCAAGATAACCAGTGGCGATGGATCAAAGAATTTGAACGATTGTCTGTCCCTTTCTCGGTTTGCTACGTCAATCAATAG
- a CDS encoding L-lactate MFS transporter gives MSKIDKASRILLAGFCINLCLGILYAWSVFNKALVTEAGWSAAEASSPYAIATITFSVCLLVAGILQDRMGPRKILILGTALTGLGMIASGFATTPMMLNLTFGVMTGAGIGFGYACLSPSAMKWFHSSKKGMVNGLIAAGFGLAAIYLAPLTSALIDSMGIQTSFMILGVGVLAIAVPLAATINNPPADYTPAEPKVKEGQAPKAVKKTEDLTWKVMLKTPQFYSLWIMYAFAASVGLMIIGNITTIASVQANLPNAVYLASILAVFNSGGRVAAGMLADKIGGVRTLLLAFILQGANMALFATFNSEFTLIIGTAIAAVGYGTLLAVFPTLTAEFYGLKNYGTNYGVLYTAWGIGGAIGAAVVGYSMTNGEGYGLAYTISAAMMAVCIVLAIITKPISEAKVSELKASQA, from the coding sequence ATGAGCAAGATTGATAAAGCATCACGTATCCTGCTAGCAGGCTTCTGTATCAACCTTTGTCTTGGCATCCTGTATGCTTGGAGTGTATTTAACAAGGCGCTAGTCACTGAAGCTGGTTGGAGTGCTGCTGAAGCATCTTCACCTTACGCTATTGCAACTATCACATTCTCTGTTTGTCTTCTTGTTGCAGGCATCCTACAAGACCGTATGGGTCCACGTAAGATCCTTATCCTAGGTACAGCGCTTACTGGCCTTGGTATGATCGCTTCTGGTTTCGCTACGACTCCTATGATGCTAAACCTAACGTTTGGTGTGATGACAGGTGCTGGTATCGGCTTCGGTTACGCATGTCTTTCTCCATCAGCAATGAAATGGTTCCATTCTTCTAAGAAAGGTATGGTTAACGGTCTAATCGCTGCAGGCTTCGGTCTTGCTGCTATTTACCTAGCACCACTAACTTCTGCGCTTATCGATAGCATGGGTATCCAAACAAGCTTTATGATTCTTGGTGTTGGTGTACTTGCAATTGCAGTACCTCTAGCAGCAACGATCAACAACCCACCAGCGGATTACACGCCAGCTGAGCCTAAAGTAAAAGAAGGCCAAGCACCTAAAGCGGTTAAGAAGACTGAAGACCTAACTTGGAAAGTAATGCTGAAGACTCCTCAGTTCTACTCTCTATGGATCATGTACGCATTTGCTGCTTCTGTTGGTCTTATGATCATCGGTAACATCACTACGATTGCTAGCGTTCAAGCGAACCTGCCAAACGCAGTTTACCTAGCGTCTATTCTTGCTGTATTCAACTCAGGCGGCCGTGTTGCTGCGGGTATGCTTGCAGATAAAATCGGTGGCGTACGTACTCTACTTCTAGCGTTCATCCTTCAAGGCGCGAACATGGCTCTATTCGCTACGTTCAACTCTGAATTCACGCTAATCATTGGTACGGCTATCGCAGCTGTTGGTTACGGTACGCTTCTAGCAGTATTCCCAACACTAACTGCTGAGTTCTACGGCCTGAAAAACTACGGTACTAACTACGGCGTGCTATACACGGCATGGGGTATCGGCGGTGCTATCGGCGCAGCGGTTGTTGGTTACTCAATGACAAATGGCGAAGGTTACGGCCTAGCTTACACAATCTCTGCAGCTATGATGGCAGTGTGTATTGTTCTAGCAATCATCACTAAGCCAATCTCTGAAGCTAAAGTGTCTGAACTAAAAGCATCTCAAGCTTAA
- a CDS encoding sensor histidine kinase produces the protein MKHADINRVSIKRDIYLYLFGIVVLLTAIYSLMVSQSYHIGLNESAKYGFLYELEVAEQRYIETGQLPDYQNPTFQAFLSYSELPTKFQQAFDWKAFDNDAIYDHYQPSPDNESGQYLYAAKHQVSGKDEALYIISEYDEAIYLNLFELNPPDSVNQINNAFIAIGALLLLVFLIIRLLIHRVTKPIITLSKWSESLDVDNTEGLTQFRYKEIDQLASQLVKSVQGERQANERESFFLRAASHELRTPIATISASGDMLVRLSESIPNSGQRAVARIQRSATSMKALITTLLWMSRNSKMETNYEQIKLTPLLNNIIESQRYLLKNKEVDIQTKVAQEKHNLPRELTEVVLTNLVRNAFQHGGSGDISITLTEYQFEVTNRLEDQNLANDSEQQTSFGIGLELIDRVCQNQGWQFTHETHNNKFIVKVML, from the coding sequence ATGAAACACGCGGACATAAATCGAGTCAGTATTAAGCGCGACATCTACCTCTATTTATTTGGCATCGTCGTGCTACTGACTGCCATCTACAGTTTGATGGTTTCACAGAGCTACCACATTGGCCTTAATGAATCGGCAAAATATGGATTCTTATATGAATTGGAAGTCGCAGAGCAACGTTACATCGAAACCGGGCAATTACCAGACTATCAAAACCCGACATTCCAAGCTTTTCTAAGCTATTCGGAACTGCCCACTAAGTTTCAACAAGCATTTGATTGGAAAGCATTTGATAACGACGCTATTTATGACCATTACCAGCCTTCACCTGACAATGAATCAGGGCAATACCTCTATGCCGCAAAGCATCAAGTTTCTGGTAAAGACGAAGCCTTGTACATCATTTCTGAGTACGACGAAGCGATCTACTTGAATCTATTCGAGCTCAACCCACCCGATTCCGTAAACCAAATTAACAATGCCTTCATTGCCATCGGCGCCCTTTTACTCTTGGTGTTTTTGATCATTCGCCTGCTGATACACAGAGTCACCAAACCGATTATTACGCTCTCAAAATGGTCGGAATCTCTGGATGTGGACAACACTGAAGGGCTAACTCAGTTTCGGTACAAAGAGATCGATCAGTTGGCTTCGCAACTGGTTAAAAGCGTTCAAGGCGAACGACAAGCCAATGAGCGCGAGAGCTTTTTCTTAAGAGCAGCCAGCCACGAATTAAGAACGCCGATTGCCACCATTTCAGCCAGTGGCGATATGCTGGTGCGGTTGTCTGAAAGCATTCCCAACAGCGGTCAACGAGCGGTAGCAAGAATCCAACGTTCAGCCACCAGCATGAAAGCCTTGATAACGACTCTGCTGTGGATGAGTCGTAATAGCAAAATGGAAACCAACTATGAGCAAATCAAGCTGACTCCCCTGCTCAATAACATTATCGAAAGCCAACGTTATCTTTTAAAAAACAAAGAAGTAGATATTCAAACCAAGGTTGCTCAAGAAAAACATAACCTTCCCCGAGAGCTCACTGAAGTTGTGCTAACCAACTTGGTCCGAAATGCATTTCAACATGGTGGCAGCGGAGATATCAGTATCACACTGACAGAATATCAGTTTGAGGTAACCAACCGTTTGGAAGATCAAAACCTAGCAAACGACTCTGAACAACAAACCTCTTTTGGTATCGGTCTAGAGCTCATTGATCGCGTTTGTCAGAACCAAGGTTGGCAGTTTACTCATGAAACTCATAACAATAAGTTCATCGTTAAAGTCATGCTGTAG
- the yghU gene encoding glutathione-dependent disulfide-bond oxidoreductase, translating to MSEQYTPPKVWVNDTDGGNKWANINSPESGARFDKDLAVGEHALQLYSLGTPNGQKVTILLEELLALGVKEAEYDAYLINIGESDQFSSGFVGVNPNSKIPALVDKSGDEDVNVFESASILMHLAEKFGHFLPKEGAARTQTINWLFWAQGSAPFLGGGFGHFYAYADEKQEYPINRFAMEAKRQLDVLDKQLANNTFVAGEELSIADIAIWPWYGNLVLGKIYDAAEFLQVESYTNVVRWAKQLEAREGFQRGRVVNRSFGEEWEQVPERHSAEDIDAVLKLKP from the coding sequence ATGTCAGAACAATACACTCCGCCAAAAGTTTGGGTTAACGATACCGATGGTGGAAACAAATGGGCGAATATCAACAGTCCTGAATCTGGCGCTCGGTTTGATAAAGATCTTGCCGTTGGTGAGCATGCTTTACAGCTGTATTCTCTTGGAACACCTAATGGCCAGAAGGTGACTATTCTTCTGGAAGAGCTATTAGCGCTAGGTGTCAAAGAAGCTGAATATGATGCGTACTTGATCAATATTGGTGAGTCGGATCAGTTCTCATCTGGCTTTGTTGGTGTAAACCCAAACTCGAAGATTCCAGCTCTTGTTGATAAATCTGGCGATGAAGATGTCAATGTCTTTGAATCTGCGTCTATTTTGATGCATCTGGCTGAAAAATTTGGTCACTTCTTACCGAAGGAGGGAGCGGCAAGAACGCAAACCATTAACTGGTTGTTCTGGGCGCAAGGCTCTGCACCTTTCCTTGGTGGTGGTTTTGGTCACTTCTACGCTTACGCTGATGAAAAGCAAGAGTACCCAATTAACCGTTTTGCGATGGAAGCGAAGCGCCAGCTAGACGTGTTAGACAAACAGTTAGCAAATAACACTTTTGTTGCGGGCGAAGAGCTGTCTATTGCAGATATCGCGATTTGGCCTTGGTACGGCAACTTAGTGCTTGGCAAAATTTATGACGCAGCAGAGTTCTTACAAGTGGAGTCTTACACCAATGTTGTTCGTTGGGCGAAGCAACTTGAAGCTCGTGAAGGTTTTCAGCGTGGCCGAGTAGTGAACCGTTCATTTGGTGAAGAGTGGGAGCAAGTACCCGAGCGCCATTCAGCTGAAGATATTGATGCGGTCTTGAAGCTTAAACCTTAG